TTCCAGCCAAAAATGCCATATATTGAACATATATTTACACGTTCAatctttattgttattattcttTTATAGTATAACACGTACATGTGAACATTTTCTTCTCCGAACAGAGAAGAATTCGTCTTCTtgtcttttaaatttaaataacaaaggTTCTACTGTACCAATTCAAAATTCGTAAAACAGTCCTCCTCACTTAACAATTTGTATCAAAGCGCATTAAAACAATCAACACgaataaattacataaataaagtACACGCGTTCGACGTACTAATTCTCAACAGTACAACCAAAGGGCAACTTAAACCATCGCAGTAATTGGAAGCATCTCGATCAGAAGCAGAAATCGAAAAATGTTTTCTATTGGACGGCGATCAATTGTATCGACGAGGACACAGGTTGTTCCAAATATTCCGATCATGATGCGCGATGTTGAAATTTAGAGCTCATAAACGTCACGTCCGTTAGGTCTACCCGCAGGTGGGCGACAGGTACCCGGACTAGCATAGGAATGGATAATGTGAACCCTGAGGCGTACATCGCTGGCACTTCGGCCACCATCCCCTCGTGTTCTCCTTGAGAAACTCACCGTAGTCTTGCAACAGCAGTAATGGAAAAGCTTGACGTAAGCGCTGCGAAAATGCCGGTCTGCCACACAGTAGAGTAAATTGTTGAAACAGGATTTCGAGAGAGCAAACCAGGCCAAATTGTAAAGAACACGAGCGCTTATCGGTCGGAAGGAGTTAACGCAGACAACGATACCGAACGGTAGCCAGAATATCACGAACATCACGCAGCTGTACATGTTTGCCTTGGTCAGTTCGTAGTCCCAGGAGAAAGCGACCGGTGGCTTATAGGAACCCCTGGTAGCGTGTCGGACTCGAATCACCAGCTTTACGTACAGGAAGGTGGTCATTAAAGTTGGCAAACCTACTAAAACCGTAGCCCCGATTATTTGTTCCATGGCTATCCCACTGAATCGGCGACGGCAGAAGTCCGGTCCTACGTCCAACGATGATTGCAGAACTACCGTCATTACAGATATCAGCCAGACGCTGATGATGGTCGCTGTTACACGGCTTGATGTCAATACGGCATACCTGCAAGTATCATGCGTGTGAAATAAAAGTCttgataataattttctttgaaaaaataGTTTAATGGTTGGAATAAATATCCTGATAGCGATAGAGGTTCCCATTTCACATGTATCTAAATGCAGCCTATCTACACATGTGTGGATGTATCCATAGTTCAATTTGTATCATTTTTAATATACGTACACTTCTGTATTAACGTATCCATGTTTTAATTCACAAAATCTGTTACTGATATCAACAACATCAAaataaacgtgtatattaaaTTGCTACATAAATTCTGTAGTCCTCCTTGTTTATATAAGGAAACTGTTTTACGATGAATATGATACTGTTATCGATATATGTAAGTGTATGGTTCGCGTTTCTAAGGCTTACAAAAGATAAGAATAATGTATTTTCATTAGCCTCCTTCTAACCAGGAACGTTTTTATAGTAACAGATTTTCATCTTTCTCGAACATTACGAAACAATTTAGATGGAAAAGATTGAATATAATAGTTTAGAATGAAAAATAGAGTCGGCGCATTTTTTTTAATGATAAATATGAAGAtgtttataaaagaaatataatgcATTATTCACATACAGTGGCCTACGAAAGTATCTTAACATTTACCACAGAAATTTTTTATGGATATACTATGTATGTTATACAAACATTCTGAAATATCATTACGCAGCTGTCATACTTATATTGATAAAAtctgaaacaaatctgaaagtatatatagaagttacaggatatttattacaaataagcaactaataaaaaattgatatatatatatatcacgaataatgattttaaatatatgGTAATTATTTATATGAAGGCATACGTGGCTGATTCTAACAACcttgaaatatgttgtcaagGTCAACCTTCCGGTGGACGAATATTAGTCTAACCTAACCTATAACTTATTGATTTATATTGAAAAtgacgtgagttcgtgctcgccacctatatgcagatgcgttagttataagaaatagtaactagaagataatcctagttacaatcgatagatttaatcgataggcttaagatgcttttttgtttttatccctagtttttgtaagcgcgtgcaatgaaggtttttttggctcacaacggtgtgatagatttatccattcaataaaataataactattgtgatcctacctctgagcATAGAAATATCAACAATTTATCTTACCTTATTTACACTAAATATGATTGACATCATCAATGAATTGGGTTTAGGTTTGGCCATGTAAGAATGCGGTCAGCTATCTGCCAGAACGAAGTGTatactaaatttaattaaagttttTTTCAATAGAAGAGTTATTCCAAATCATGATCATGACGATATATTTCAAGATCATAAAAATCGATGAGGTATGCTCTCGTGCAAATAATTACCAAACATATACTTAGTACTAAAGATGGCCTCACTAATGTATCTTACTAATATAGTTAATAATTATCTGTTCAAATACTTTGTTGACTTTTGTGAAATGTTGATgcttgcaataaatattttgtaacttttacGTACACTTCCGTTTAGAAGTATCTAATTCCATTCACAATAAATCGATTTATTGTTAGGtgataaaggaaaggaaaattTTTAAGTTCTACCAGATAACTAtctaaaagaaaaacaaaggtTTGAAGTAAAAACTTGCAAACGTTATAACTTGCAAAAATAATGAGTTAAAGCATCggtcttataatatcctaatttaaatttcattataatacttcTGTGATAAGTTGATAAAAAATTCCGATTAATATTTGAAGTCTGCCTACAGTCCAAATTCAATTTACAGAATTATTTACagcattaaaaagttaataatataaatatccaaAATTAATTGGAACAGTTATCGAAAGACGTGATGAATATGGATGAGAAtgcttaatttaattatatcgtaTGTGTACATATAACTGATGAGGTTATTGTAATATTGGATACATATACATCTTTTATAGTGTaagatttcaaataaaataataatgtttaGAGCTCTTAGTATTTTCCTAAGAATTTTTCAGGTTTACCTAATTTCTTATAAGTGTCTTAACACTTATGGTCGATGATGTGTATTATcagatttatttcttttattaacaTAGTCATAATAATCGTGTTTCGTTATAGAGCTAATGAAATcgaaatgtttcatataacatgctcgatacgaaagtaaataaaacaaataataataatgtactCTGGTGAAACTCATGCAGCAACCTGCTGCCAACATAATCTTAATTTTGCATCGCAAACTATTCCAGTAAATGTACTTATACATATACTTCAGTATTCATGTActaaaatttatacaaattaaaatatggATATATTAATATGTGCACATGGATATGTTAACATGTCATTTTAATCACGTTTAAAGTCATAATCTCTGTCTAATACTGTTTTGTATTTATGAAACGTTCAACTATTTCTTGATCGAAGAAatagttattaaaaaaaaaagtatcgaTGAAAATTAATGGATCTTAGGTACACGCAAATTTGAGACAAGAATGCACAGAGCATTATCGTGGAATTTGAGACGCACCGAAATATGTTTGGAATCTCAAGTATTCCACAGATCGACTAAGGATAAAGTCGTTATCTAATGCAAGAGCTTTGAGTCTTCTCACACATTGCAGTAGATAGGGGCTCCGGAACTCTGTCAGCTACGAATTTCACGCTGTTAAACTACGGGAACGTGCCATAGAATGTGAAATTAGGAACTCAATCGTGACATTGGTAGGGAACTGCAAAGCAGATCCACATCAAAGTCAAAGTGTCAAAAGAGATCCGAGGCATCGCACTGGTGGAAATAGCTTTCTATCCGGGCGTAACTTGACTGTGACCGAATCCATTTGTCGCTTCGATTGCTGTATGGACGATGATGAAATATCATGCCATTTTGCCACTAATTTCCATGTGCAAATTGTTCGTCTATACAGAGTGTCTTTTGTGTAACGGAACAAGTGACTCTTTTTGGAAATAGGTATTACAAATACAGATGGATTTTCATTCTGTGTAGAATGTGCAGAATCTTAATAATTATGGTGATTTATGCTAACAATAAAcgttgaaatttttatatttttaaaatagctATTTGAATGCTGAATTGATtcttataactttttaaatacttCCTTATTTACAATGACTCACGAAGGTCATAGGAAATTTTTCTGAACAGgtatatttatataactttTAAATATTAGCGGTATAGTGAATAACGAATACAACTAAAAAGATGGGAGACGGAAGAGGTTTGTCTCGttcattaattattataataaaaagttaaaatGTTAGTAGTGCCATTTTCAATTGTCaaatagaattataataataattataatacctAATGATAATATACCTTCCTGCTCTATGTTAATTTCATTAACTTCCAGACAGTCATTTGATTATATGTCTTGTTTACGATAAACAAAGTTTTCTGAGTTATCACTCTTCTTGAAATGGAACAAGGAGATTCAATTAAGTTTCGTCGTAAATGTGGTAAAACTTCCACggaaatatttcaaatgatGAAAAAAGCGTAAGACAATGCTTGCTGATGCTAGTAAAGTATTTGAGTAGTACAAGTATTTTAAAAATGGTCGTAAATGTTTGCACACTGACGTGAAGGATGGGACAATGTCAATAATCTCTCATTTTAAGGACATTTTTGGCAAAAAGATTGGCCTTGGTAATGCATCGTTCTCCGTACTTTCCGGAACTCTTTTCCGTCGACTACTTTCTGCttccaaaattaaaattaagggAAAACCAAATTTTGAAGGGGAAACGATTTGACATACAAGCACGTAAGAGTAGTCCTCAACAGCATTCCGAAAGAGGAgtattttatatacttatatatacagggtggttgataactggtggtacaagcggattctacgcgaaaaaagaagtcgaaaatatagaataaaatttttttttttaattcttccatcgagacaacgatctacagtgagatccgtcaaaacgagacgtgataaagtgcacgcgtaccgagcgaaaattcaaagtcgattttctcgaaaacaaagcttcaaacgaaaaatttttattctacattttcgatttcttttttcgcgtagaatcactccctttccgcttgtaccaccagttaccaaccaccctgtatatgaaaaatatatttgtcaaAGCCACAAAACGTGtatcgagaaagaaagaggataCGTAAGAcattaaacaataaaatttgACTTACATACGATGATTACAactatattcataaaattttgGACCACTCTGAAAATATACATAGAAGTTAGAAATTCTTTGCTGCGAACATAGATTAATAATAACTAAAAATtagaatatagtatatatagttgctttaaacatataataatttgtacTAAAGTTGCTCGCACTAAATATTGACGTCTATTAGTCTAATGGATAATTGAccgtttaaataattttgtgatTTTTGTGAAGTGTATGTTTGCAATagatatcttgtaacttctagaTACATTGTCGAATTTGTTTCAAAATTTACCAATGATGATAATCTTCTCGTGCTGTATGTCGTATATAGAATTTTTTGTACAATATAAATGATACAGATAACGTTTTCGTAAGTTGTCGCATACTTTTGTGAAACACGACTATACattgcaattattttcatattttcttttacCTTAAAGCATAGTTAAAAAGACTATTTGATATATTAATGTTTATTCATAAAACAAGGATATTATACGGGTATATATAGTCTTGTCCttctttttatgtaatttttctaatttttataagCAATTTGTACTACAGTATTTTATTATTGACATATTGCAGATATGAGGTAATTTAATCgtcatatttttttatcatgaATTATATTCGCAGAATGTATTTGGAAGATGATCGTGCGATCTAATTTCCTAAAAAAAGGCAAATTTTTGCTCGTTACTATTCTGCATTACCAGCCCAGAGAACAATGGCGTATTTACGATCCCAATTCAAAGGTGTCTGCACTAAAAGCTCACTGAATTCTGTATTGACGTGTTAACGAACCGGCTAAAATAGTGATTACGGTCCCTATGCTTTGTGGTTTAATCCTAGCCTTTAAAGAAGCTATTCAGAGCGTTAATTCGTAAGTATTTATTAACTGAATGAACGTAagtcaattaaaaatataaaatagtttgtaatttgtaaaattatttcatatgcAATTAGTAGAATTGGAGAACTAATGCTTCAAAAAACATCATTGATACAAAATGAGGGTAAagtaatttacaatatattATTGGGCTGTTTGAAAAGTGTgtagcattttttttttttaatttctatcaaaTACTAAAATGTCTGAACTTGCTCTTAGTTGAATATTGAACAGGAACATTGAAAATTCAttgatttattaataatacaatgtTGAATTGGAAGTGTTGAATTAAAACTGGAGTGTTCATCTATATCATTCACTGAATCTAATACAGTCTTATTGGATGTTACAAAACTTATTCCACAGCCATAGTCAAGAAATTAAGTACTGTAAAAAGCTGTAGAAGCTATGCAATGAAATTTATTACCGAACATGAAAAATTTTTCAAGCAAAGACTCGTGATATTATATGTAGCAAAAAGTCCAATTTTAGTTAAATCTTTCTTAACTTTCCCTATTAATCGTTTTGAACAATCTAATATTTTATCAAGATATAAAACGTAAATTGAAATAAcagatattttatagaatttcactacacaaattaaaaatacaaaaaaaattttcatgatttatGAAGAATAGCCTTTTTAGTATTATAGTGACATAAATACTGataaatattgatataaatagtgatataaatattcaagaataagaatgaaaataCTTAATGAGACACCTATAGGCAATTCTATGCTCAATCAAACGAATAGAAACATAATAATCTAAAAACTTTTCAAGCAAAACAGTTATATTGTGCTACAAATTGAAGGGATGCCATACAAAATTTCACAAGATTGTTCACTTTATGTTTTTAAAAAACGCGATTACTATCATTGTGGTTCTGCAGCCACATATACTTAAATAAAAACTATGTAGCACATTACTAGGTTGCTTATTCTCATAAGGTGTAGCATACTCAACTACTCAATTACCCAAAGATAGTAGTATATAATcagattaaataataaagaatataataaagcACATACATGGCATTTATTTTTTCACACAAATTCAGAGAGTCACAAAAATTCATTGGAATATATGTTTGAACAGGGTCGAAGGGTTTAATTTCTccaaaactttataaaattataagatcTATACCTTCCAGTTGTATGTACCAAAACACCTTAGACGATTTGTTGGAATAATGTATGTAAATTTGACTTATATTCAAACTAATGATAAATTAGTAATTAGAAACTAGTGttgattacatttttatgaaatctatatgctataaatttcaattatttattagaatacatagcaataatatatttcattatttacaatatatagGTAATATTAAGCACATGCATACATTTGCTACCTAAATATTATTTGTTgtattaatttgaaattgttcTATCAGTTCGAAAGGGCCTTTTTAATCACTCTTATAATTCGACAATTGATGAATTTGTAGAAAAAGAATTGGTCAAGTGGTAGAAGAGTTCTATAAAGTCTGATGACTATAacaattacataaaaataaaatatagaattcgatactataaattcattgaaaaatttacatataaaatattccatTAACGTAATGTTGGTCTTTAATGGATGAAAGTACCTATATCAATCATCAAATGatacataaaaataaatgtacagAAATGGCTGAATGGAAGGATACGGAAAATTTATCGTCGTCTTTTTGCTCACGTTTCGAATACGCGATCTATtacgatattaattttaaatatgagTGATGACAAGACAAAGAATGAATTGCTGAACATGCTGCACGAGTAACTTCTCAAACATTGTTCTTCCGTACGATAGTATAATTTATCTGCCTCGAAAGAGATATCGTAAATCTCTCAAAATCAGATCTTCATAAAACCTGATCAAGCAGAATTTACGTGCTGCATGTAGCTACTGGTAGTTCGAAAATACTGTTATCGATTCTTGTAAACGTATACCGGAAAAGATTCCTGCTCCCTAAAATAGAGACCTATATAACAATAACTAACTATACGCAGTTGAGCTTTATTCAAAAAATTCGTATTCACTGAAAATGGCAGCTATacctaattttttctttttttcacgaAGATACGATATGTAAGCTATGAACAAGTCGAGTATTATCGTACTTCTCTAGGACGAGTAGCCTGTGTAACGAAGCAACGGAGAATTCAAACGGAGAATCCTCGCAATTCCGTTTTGagcataaatttgaaaaaattccaAACTTTCTCGGAAACTCGAAAGTAGAAACGATAAATTTCTATGACTTTTTTATATGAAAGTCTGAAAGGATCGTGCATCTATTCTCGATCGTTAAGCGAATGCATGCAACTGGATCGTTCGTAGATCTAACTATCCACGGCATGGCTATACGTGCAGGTATAAGCTTTACTTGGAAAGCATTTTAATCCCTTGTGGCCGCATTGTTGTTGGCAACAATAGTACTCAAAATTACGGTCGATTCTCTCCCTGCTAGTGTTTAGCGAAGCAAAAGATAAAGCGAATGCAAAGGAACAATTGCTATTGCTGCATTCCTCTTTACTGTAAGAACAGTAGCTCTTTTTTAAACAATCTTTCGTCCCTTTCAATTGCAAACGTTTCATATACCTCGTGTGCTTTGTGTGACTGCTTTCGAACTTTAAAAGAGTAAAGATTGGACTTTAAAGAGTATATAGGACGTACGTCGTAATGGTATCCACGATTTTTGGGTTATGC
Above is a genomic segment from Bombus vancouverensis nearcticus chromosome 1, iyBomVanc1_principal, whole genome shotgun sequence containing:
- the LOC117160564 gene encoding adenosine receptor A1, coding for MNATTIYTGATSTLAGIIGIESEIRMDKAENSLDSDLDISPVTLSSAWSRVARLLLLASMAVGGSVGNVFMISAVVVEDQLKKRGNAFLVNVALADLLVTGLVIPVSVIVILAGHEESLSTCRFECTLEALCFLVTVLTLATIAAENYTRLCLPPERYAVLTSSRVTATIISVWLISVMTVVLQSSLDVGPDFCRRRFSGIAMEQIIGATVLVGLPTLMTTFLYVKLVIRVRHATRGSYKPPVAFSWDYELTKANMYSCVMFVIFWLPFGIVVCVNSFRPISARVLYNLAWFALSKSCFNNLLYCVADRHFRSAYVKLFHYCCCKTTVSFSRRTRGDGGRSASDVRLRVHIIHSYASPGTCRPPAGRPNGRDVYEL